From one Trifolium pratense cultivar HEN17-A07 linkage group LG1, ARS_RC_1.1, whole genome shotgun sequence genomic stretch:
- the LOC123904685 gene encoding probable RNA-dependent RNA polymerase 1, whose translation MCKTIQIHGFPSNVSAEEVTKFLEQHAGFQTVLAVKIEQHKDEDSMAHVKVQFTDKKSVETILNMVTNKHLSYINYVLNATLIKPDILSKPRIFAYNMDGIGIHFGCQTSKRKLSVLWEHSNASVKFGARLRKMYIFFRYLSKDYKMQINSESISRIELHHSHCRTKKLLLFQLRSAPRIYEKEVSEIKYFKEAYDNHWFRSVDFTSSGCIGQSSALCFKLPQSTELPNFRHHFRNYYKFDDTFDLEKQPGFPSKFDFVPMVIPPEGFTLPYKFLFKINSLVQHGCLPLQAIDTDLFHMVDPKRIKAEYIESALNKLHLMKECCYDPVQWLEKQYQRYSKNSSLPLSSTISLDNGLVYVHRVQVTPSKVYFCGPEVNLSNRVLRNFPKDTDNFLRVSFVDENMDKLRSSDFLSRSSCIEVDRETKVHKRVLSTLKNGIEIGDKKFEFLAFSSSQLRDNSAWMFASRKGLTACDIRKWMGDFNEIRNVAKYAARLGQSFSSSRETVSVERHEIEIIPDIELIRGESKYCFSDGIGKISYELAQEVAKKCGCKDHIIPSAFQIRYGGYKGVVAIDPNSSTKLSLRNSMCKFKSENTKLDVLSWSKNKPCFLNRQVIVLLSTLGVKDRVFTRMQREIVNKLKMISRKPFIALDMMSQGEITNMLREMLIGGFHPKNEPFLSMMLKTICASKLQELQLKTRIFVRKGRAMLGCLDETRTLKYGEVFVQTSLSSKGIGAKQGKYIVKGKVVVAKNPCLHPGDVRVLRAVDVPSLHHMVDCVVFPQKGRRPHPNECSGSDLDGDIYFVCWDPALIPPHQESPMDHSPSKVMNVAHDVTLQDVEEHFTHYIVKDTLGIIATAHTVFADKDPEKAMSLSCIELAKLHSIAVDFAKSGVPAEIPQHLQVDKYPDFMEKQNKPTYQSNNIIGKLYREVKNVAQHNSHKRSFTRKTALKLYDHDMEIDGFEKFTKIACEYKHMYDTKLLNLMDYYGIETEAEIISGNILKMSKSFNDRKDEEGINHAMISLRNEARDWFNEMIRKSNSQYGDDDDDSYAIASAWYYVTYHPSYWGCYNEGLNKDHFLSFPWCVYDILIQIKKDKANSRTYDMKVWTTFNMFLIILMFCILLWIIYSALS comes from the exons ATGTGTAAGACAATTCAAATACATGGATTCCCATCCAATGTTTCTGCTGAAGAGGTAACAAAATTTTTGGAACAACATGCTGGCTTCCAAACTGTTCTTGCTGTAAAGATTGAGCAGCATAAAGATGAAGATTCtatggcacatgttaaagtTCAATTCACAGACAAAAAAAGTGTTGAAACAATCTTAAACATGGTTACTAATAAACACCTATCTTACATTAACTATGTTTTAAATGCTACATTAATAAAACCTGACATTTTGTCAAAGCCAAGAATCTTTGCTTACAATATGGATGGTATTGGAATTCACTTTGGTTGTCAAACATCTAAGAGAAAACTTAGTGTGCTATGGGAACATTCAAATGCTTCTGTTAAATTTGGAGCTAGATTGAgaaaaatgtatatattttttcgaTATTTGTCTAAGGATTATAAGATGCAGATCAATTCCGAGAGTATATCGCGAATTGAGCTTCATCACTCCCATTGTCGTACCAAGAAGCTTCTCCTTTTTCAG TTACGTAGCGCTCCTCGGATCTACGAGAAAGAGGTTTCCGAAATCAAGTACTTTAAGGAAGCTTATGACAACCATTGGTTTAGAAGTGTAGATTTCACCTCATCAGGCTGTATTGGACAATCATCTGCTTTGTGTTTTAAGCTTCCACAAAGTACCGAGCTTCCGAATTTTCGTCACCACTTTcgaaattattataaatttgatgaCACCTTTGATCTTGAAAAACAACCTGGTTTCCCATCAAAATTCGATTTTGTCCCCATGGTGATTCCACCAGAAGGATTCACTTTGCCATACAAATTTCTGTTCAAAATTAACTCATTAGTTCAACATGGTTGCCTTCCTTTGCAAGCAATCGACACCGACCTTTTTCATATGGTTGATCCAAAAAGAATAAAAGCTGAATATATAGAAAGTGCTTTGAATAAATTACATTTGATGAAAGAATGCTGCTATGATCCTGTTCAATGGTTGGAGAAACAATATCAACGATACTCGAAAAATAGTTCACTTCCATTATCTAGTACCATTTCATTAGATAATGGTTTGGTGTATGTTCATAGAGTACAAGTAACTCCATCCAAAGTATATTTTTGTGGTCCCGAAGTGAATCTTTCGAATCGAGTTTTGCGCAACTTTCCTAAAGACACCGATAACTTCCTTCgtgtttcttttgttgatgAAAACATGGATAAACTCCGTTCGTCTGATTTTTTGTCGCGATCCTCTTGTATAGAAGTGGACAGAGAAACAAAGGTTCATAAAAGAGTACTGTCTACACTAAAAAACGGCATAGAAATCGGTGACAAGAAGTTCGAGTTTCTTGCTTTCTCATCAAGTCAACTACGTGATAACTCGGCATGGATGTTTGCATCAAGAAAAGGCCTAACCGCCTGTGATATAAGAAAATGGATGGGAGACTTTAATGAAATTAGGAATGTGGCAAAATATGCAGCAAGGCTTGGTCAATCATTCAGCTCTTCAAGGGAAACGGTTAGTGTTGAAAGACACGAAATCGAAATCATTCCTGATATAGAATTGATAAGAGGTGAAAGCAAATATTGTTTCTCTGATGGAATAGGGAAGATATCTTATGAATTGGCTCAAGAAGTTGCTAAAAAATGTGGCTGCAAAGATCATATTATTCCATCTGCCTTTCAAATAAGATACGGTGGTTACAAAGGCGTTGTTGCTATTGATCCTAATTCATCAACTAAGCTTTCATTGAGAAATAGCATGTGCAAGTTTAAGTCAGAAAACACAAAATTAGATGTATTGTCATGGAGCAAAAACAAACCGTGCTTTCTTAACCGTCAAGTAATCGTTCTGTTGTCCACGCTCGGTGTCAAGGATAGAGTCTTTACAAGGATGCAAAGGGAGATTGTTAATAAACTCAAAATGATATCAAGAAAACCATTCATTGCATTAGACATGATGTCACAAGGAGAGATTACAAACATGTTAAGAGAAATGCTTATTGGTGGATTCCATCCGAAAAATGAACCTTTTCTTTCCATGATGTTGAAAACAATATGTGCATCAAAGTTACAAGAATTGCAGCTCAAAACAAGGATATTTGTTAGGAAAGGAAGAGCAATGTTAGGATGCTTGGATGAAACTAGGACTTTAAAATATGGAGAGGTATTTGTCCAAACATCTCTTTCTTCTAAGGGCATTGGAGCAAAACAAGGAAAATATATTGTTAAAGGGAAGGTAGTTGTAGCAAAGAATCCATGTCTACATCCAGGAGATGTAAGGGTTTTGAGAGCAGTTGATGTACCTTCCTTACATCATATGGTAGATTGTGTTGTTTTCCCACAGAAAGGGAGAAG ACCACATCCTAATGAATGTTCAGGAAGTGACTTGGATGGAGATATCTACTTTGTCTGTTGGGACCCTGCTCTTATTCCTCCTCATCAAGAAAGTCCAATGGATCATTCACCCTCTAAAGTCATGAATGTGGCTCATGATGTCACTTTACAG GATGTAGAGGAACATTTCACTCACTACATTGTTAAAGACACCTTAGGAATTATTGCAACTGCACACACTGTGTTTGCTGATAAGGATCCAGAAAAGGCAATGAGCCTTTCATGCATAGAGCTTGCAAAACTACACTCAATTGCCGTCGATTTTGCAAAATCCGGTGTCCCAGCCGAAATACCACAACATCTACAAGTGGATAAGTATCCAGATTTCATGGAAAAGCAAAACAAACCAACTTATCAATCAAACAACATAATCGGAAAACTTTACCGCGAGGTTAAGAATGTCGCACAACATAATAGCCACAAAAGATCATTCACTAGAAAAACAGCATTGAAGTTATATGATCATGACATGGAAATTGATGGTTTtgaaaaattcacaaaaattgCTTGTGAATACAAACACATGTATGATACCAAGTTGTTGAACTTAATGGATTATTATGGTATAGAAACAGAAGCTGAAATAATTAGTGGAAATATCTTAAAGATGTCAAAATCTTTTAATGATAgaaaagatgaagaaggaaTAAATCATGCTATGATTTCATTAAGGAATGAAGCTAGAGATTGGTTCAATGAGATGATAAGAAAATCAAATTCTCAatatggtgatgatgatgatgattcttATGCCATAGCTTCTGCTTGGTATTATGTAACATATCATCCTAGTTATTGGGGATGCTATAATGAGGGACTAAATAAGGATCATTTCCTAAGTTTTCCATGGTGTGTTTATGATATTCTCATTCAAATAAAGAAGGACAAAGCCAATAGTAGAACTTATGATATGAAGGTTTGGACAACATTTAATATGTTTCTCATCATATTAATGTTTTGCATCTTATTGTGGATAATATATAGTGCATTATCATAA